The following are encoded together in the Citrobacter arsenatis genome:
- a CDS encoding fimbrial protein, translated as MPGWRILLLFIFISPAWVLADAHRLVSTPGKMRMRGNIIEAACYVDPRDRSLLVEFDDLSARDISGKPEKVSAHDFSIHLLGCSLGDSQHPGNLFQRANITFSGAPDSDNPDYLSVQSETENLAIEIYDGKGQQIHLGEPSPDYALNPGKNTLNFTAYLISRDGRMTSGEFTAVTHFVVNYL; from the coding sequence ATGCCTGGATGGCGTATTTTACTGCTTTTTATCTTTATATCGCCTGCATGGGTTTTGGCTGACGCTCATCGTCTTGTCAGTACGCCCGGCAAAATGCGCATGCGGGGAAATATTATTGAGGCTGCCTGTTATGTCGATCCGCGCGACCGGTCGCTACTGGTTGAATTTGATGACCTCTCAGCCAGAGATATTTCCGGTAAACCTGAAAAAGTATCTGCGCATGATTTCAGTATTCATTTGCTGGGATGTTCCCTCGGGGATTCTCAACATCCGGGGAATCTGTTTCAACGCGCCAATATTACCTTTTCCGGCGCACCCGATAGTGACAATCCTGATTATCTGAGCGTGCAATCGGAAACTGAAAATTTAGCGATAGAAATATATGACGGCAAAGGACAGCAAATTCATCTGGGTGAGCCATCACCGGACTATGCGCTTAACCCAGGGAAAAACACGCTCAATTTTACGGCTTATTTGATCTCCCGCGACGGAAGAATGACATCCGGC